TGATATCGTGGTTGCTCGGCCTGGTAACGTTCTCGTAGCGCCATTAAGTCAATTGCGGTCATCGCAGGTTAGCCCGACATTTGTTTCAACAGGTCGGTTACCTCGACTTTGGCTTTGTTGTTTGCTAACTCGGTTATTATGACAGTGCTTCCTATACTTTTGGGTGGTGCAAGGACTACAACACCGCTCTCGAAACCTATATGAATCCGCCGGAGGTGACTCCGGACAAGGCGGATGTCCTTGTCGAAGCCGGCCGTGGGCAATCGTGCTTCGTCCATCTGTTCAATGAATGACGATCGATCGGTGGTGTCGAGATAGTTACTTGCAAAGTCTAAGAGAGAGACTTTGCCTCGGGTTGAGTTCAATTCAGCTAACAATGACACCTGGTATCGGGCCTTGGTTTCCGGGTCAGCAATCTTATCATTGATAAATTCTCTGCAGCCCAGAAAAAACGTTGAGTGGTGATCTCTGGCTGCTCACGTAGACGGCAACCAAGAAACCGTTCCAGGAAGAAATGGGCGACGGTGCTGTCATAGCTGCGCTGAGTGTCGCAGACCCAACCATCGACGGAATTCAGACCGGCTTCAGCCTGTACGAAGAGACCGACCTTAAATACCTTTGTACGCTTGGTTAGCATGAGGTCCTGGAGGTGCTGAACACTGAATGTACGCTTTCCGTCGGTCTCCCCGAGTTCTACGCGAGCTCCCTCTTCCTTCTCCAGCTTCAAGATAGCAATACCGCTCCTGTCGGCTACGCTAACGCCGCACACCGTCAGTAGTCCTTCTGGGCTATTCCCCGTTTGACAGCGATAGAGGTGGCGAGCCATCTCCTGGGACATCGCGACGAAGCCATTTGCTTTGGGAGCCAGGTTGTTGAGGATTAGGCGCGGCACTGGCGAGGGGGCTGAAGCATCCAATTCGACTTCGTAGGCGGCGGAGCCGAGGCTGCTAGCTATGCGTTCCTTGAAAAAGTTACGTATAACCGGAGTGAGAGGACTGTCTACATCACTGAGTATGGGTTCGCCGCTGACCGCGCTGGCCAAGTGGTACGGCACCGCGTGGACTATGATCTTCTTCACTCGCAATCGCCCAAGATCCTGAACCACAGCCCCTCCGTACAGTCGCCTTAGAGTAGTGATCCTAGTCCAGGCGCGCACGGCTAGGGAGTCTTCACTGAGAGGGGAAGTTTGGGTTGATGGGGTTGGGCCTGCCAAGGCACACGAGAAGTAGGTGATGCAGTGACGGCAAACAGTGGTGCGGGCAACGCAGGACTCCCAAAGGATGGGCAAATGTCGCGTGCTGAACCGCCACCGTCAGACTTAGCCACTGCACCGTCAGCCACCGCACTGACGGATTCACGACCTCCACACCGTGCTCCGTCTCTGG
This is a stretch of genomic DNA from Ferrimicrobium sp.. It encodes these proteins:
- a CDS encoding nucleoid-associated protein gives rise to the protein MKKIIVHAVPYHLASAVSGEPILSDVDSPLTPVIRNFFKERIASSLGSAAYEVELDASAPSPVPRLILNNLAPKANGFVAMSQEMARHLYRCQTGNSPEGLLTVCGVSVADRSGIAILKLEKEEGARVELGETDGKRTFSVQHLQDLMLTKRTKVFKVGLFVQAEAGLNSVDGWVCDTQRSYDSTVAHFFLERFLGCRLREQPEITTQRFFWAAENLSMIRLLTRKPRPDTRCHC